Part of the Acomys russatus chromosome 19, mAcoRus1.1, whole genome shotgun sequence genome, ggcctccaacacacagagatccactttcctctgacCCCTGGGAGTAAAGATATACATCACTATGCCTGGacttttaagctttatttatgtaatttggttgttttgtttttcgagacagggtttctctgtgtagccttgactgtcctggactcactttgtagaccaggctggcctcgaactcacagagatccacttgcttctgcctcctgagtgctgggattaggggcgTGCACCACTTCACCTGGCTCAttgatgtatttttgtgtgtatgatgtttgcctgcaggtatgtgtgGTGTCTTTGGAAGCTGGAAGAGGGCTcagattcctggaactggagttacatttaactgtgagctgccatgtgggtgctgggcaccgaACCCTGAGTGCTAAGCAAAAggtcttaactgccgagccaccaATCAGGCCCCTAGAGTAGTCTTTGTGTTACCACATCTGGCACGTGTGcatgtatctgtatctgtgtgtgttctgtcttctTAGCTCATTGCGTTATTTTTTGGGGAGGCAAGGAAGGTCCTATTCTCtagcacagactggcctcaagctcaaagcaatccttctgcctcagcttcccaagtgtagATATTACAGGAATGAGCCCCATGGCCAGTTGTGTTTATTAAATAAGTTGGTGTGAACTATAAAAATGTCTATACACAGAAATGTGGGCTAGTGGCCAACACAGGGCCTGCTTCAACCATGGCATCAAGTTTTCTTAAGAACAACAGTATCCAGGAGACATCAGCCACCCAGCTCTTCTGCCATACACAGCAGCTGACAGTATCCGGAATTCAAGGGCTAGGGGAGTTCAGTGGAAGAGTGCTCTGCTAACATGTGTGAGGCCCCAAGTTCCATCCCCAGTGCTGCAAAAAACACCACCAGGAAGACATACCTTGAAATCCCAAATTGTCATGGCTCCATCAATGCCTGTAGTGCAAAATTTGCGACAATCTTGCTTGTCCACCTCATAAATAGACACTTGactagaagaaaagcaaaatgaaaagatCATGAGGCCTGTGGTGCAAGTGAGCCCAACCATCCTTACCAACAGTAAGGTCCACTGAAGGAGATGCACTCTCTTCTCACTCTTGAATAGTAACATGCCCATCAGTATTGGGCCACAACAATCAGAGTCAGAAAATATCCTAAAGCTAGCGAGGTGATAGATTATGCTCCAGATACCCATCAGGGTTACGTAGCTTGTAAGACTGTCTCCAAACAGGAGTGGGCTCACTagcttgggatgtagctcagctggcagagtgcctgcctagaaCACATGATGGCCTGGTTGGATCCCCAATACCACATAAATTGGGTGTGTTGGTACATGCTTGTAGCCCTATCAATTTGAAGGCGGAGGCAGAAgagattagaagttcaaagtcatcctcagtaACATAACAATTCTATACCCCTCTATTCTGCCAATAATGAATCTAACCTAAAGCCAACCTAAGCTACATGAAATCCTAcgtcacagagagacagaaagacagacagagacagaggcagagagaccgagaccaggagaaggagagatgaTGGCCTCGGCATGCGATGGTAGGAGTAGGGGCTCAGAAGTGATGCAGATATGAAagaattgttttgtattttgaaatgcaGGCATGAGCAGAGCATGACTGAAGCCAAACAGATCCCCAATAAGCCCTCTGTAATCAATTtgctaggacagccagagcacaAGGCCCTGAGCCTTCCTTGCCTTTGAAATTCGTCTTAAAGGGGATGgtgctgtggctctgtggtagagtgcttgcctagtgagTCTTGGGTCGTGGGTTCAATCCCAAATCcagaacaacaaataaaaaataaacaagagaacTCATTGACACACTAATGTCAGCGGCTGGCAGTCTGTCCCGCAGATGCTAGCAGagctgagaagacagaggaaacaaCCTGTATGGAATGCTTCCAAGACTGACTCTGCAgactgtcttttcttccccacCTCAAATGTCCAGACTAGAGCCTGCCCCTCTAAGGAAGGAGACAACAAATTACAGCACACAGAGATGATTTTTGTACAGCCTGTGAGCTGAGAATGGCCTTTAcacattattattactatttcttCATCTAActtgtgttgtgtgtggtttCACCATGTAGATTCTGGGGAGCACattcaggttgttaggcttggcagcaagcgcctttatgTACTGAGCTGTCTCGCTGGCATTGTACCAacactcttgcctcagcctcccaggtactgaAGCTCCAGGcctgtggcaccatgcccagcatgagcCTACCTCCTACACGCACTGGCAGActacccagccagccagccttctcTCACAGGAGCCACACTCCTCCTTCAGAATGCTGGGTGCCAACTGCATCTGGCAGGGCACATGATGAGGTGGCAGCCACCtactttatgttgttgttttttggtttttcaagacaaggtttctctgtatagccttggctggcctcgaactcccagagatctgcctaagtgctgggattacaggagtgcaccaccacgcccagctcctttgttgttttttgagatagggtttcactgtgcagtctggccttgaactcagagattcacatctgcccctgcctcatgaatggtgggattaaaggcccctgccaccacacccagccaactGCCTCTCtgtcaaactgaaaataaaaccttAGCAAGCAGCTGGGAAGGCACAGGCTCACTACTGCTCTCATTCCTTCAGCAACACTGGGGCCTGGCGCACAGAGAGCTGTTGTAGGAAAGTGTCAAGAGCGGGCACACTGGCCAGCCAGTTCTCTACAGAAGCCCAGGCCCAGACAGCCGGTGGCACCTACGTGATGCTGTTCTGGTGCAGTGTCTCCAAGGCTGTGTTGCGGTCCTCCGTCGTGGCCCTTTTGTCCATGTTGCGAAAGCGTTCCATGGCAGACATGTTGCGCTGGATGCTCTGTTTTGGGACGTCCAACTTTGACACAAAGGTCAAACAGCCGTGGTCGTCGTAGTTAAAGAGCATTGGGCAGCAGTCGTGACCCTGAAAAGGGAGGTCAGTCAGCACAAAGAGCCCCTTCTCACCTGCCAACCCTGGCAGGGTGCTCAGAGCTGTGGCCTCTCTTCCAACCTGACTGTCTCTGAAGGGAGGTGGCCCCGTGCCTGTCACAGGGTATGCATGACTTCTGGATGGAGATGCACGTGGCATACAGCGAGGATCGCAAATACTTACAGCAGCCACAACGCTGTTCTCCGAGACGAATGACACACTCAGCAGTGGCAGGAACTCCGTTTTCAGAGTTGAAACCCTGAACACAAGAACACTTGTTACACTAGGGGGAACCACACCCACGGCTCAGAGGACAACAAAGGTCTCATTCTCAAAGTAGCTTCTGCAGTGTTAGCCAACACTTCTCTAAAAAGAGCCCTTTGACCTCTCCTTACAAGAATCTCAAGTATGAGGTAACCCCAAAGTGACCTTTAGAAACTTTAGAAACCTTGAGCGTAATGTAAAGGGCAAGGCCCTGGTTTGCTCCCTAGCACCCTCAATCAatcgatcaatcaatcaatcaaaagtAAAGGGCTAGCTCTCCAGCCTGTGCCCTCTGCCCCTTGCTAAGGCGTCTCtattcctctctgcctctgtcctagCACACTGGCGCTGCTCCTCTATTGTATCCAAGTCCTCAAACCTTGGCTCTGACTGTGGCCCTGGCCTACAATGGCTTCTCCTCTCTTACCTGCCATGAGTCGTTCCTGTTACTACTGCTGGTGAGACACACCAGTGCTGGCCCCATAGAGACACTTGCTGGCAGCCATGCTGAGTCACTGCTATGAGATGAATCTTAGTGTCAGTGAGCTCACACTCAAACAGGCCTCTtctgtgtgcgcacacgtgtatgactgtgtgttcatgagtgtgtatgtgtgcacatgtgtatgcatacgtgtgtgtgtattcagatgTGTATAACTACCCATGGCAGAAAAACACCTAATGCTAAACTATCAGCATGTTACTTCATGAAAAGATGATGTAATGTGTGTACACCTACATTggtgaatgtggaggccagagaagataTCACTCTCCTTCTGTTATTCCCTCAGaaagggtctctcagtgaaccagAAGCTCAATGTTTTAGCTatactgactggccagcaagctcccaggatctgcctgtctctgcccctaaATGCTGTGGTCACAGTACATGGCCATGCCtgactggggatttgaacccaggtacCCACACTACAGGATCTGTTTCTGAAAGCTAACTGCTGCAGGCCGGTGGCCCACACCTATAAcaccagcacccgggaggcagaggtaggtggatcttgaGCTACAGCCCAGTCTGAGCTccacagtgagcttgaggccagcccgggctcagagaggccctgtctcaacacatacacaccaccccCACAATCCTAGATAGCCGCTCATGTCTCAGGAGGCCCCTTAGTCAAACAGCTACAGAATTAAAGGACTAACTCATTATCCGAAAGCTCATGCTAGAGAAGAGGAGGGCGGAGTGGACAGGGCTGGAAGGGCAGCTTCTAGTCACTGTGAGTGCAGAGGATTGATGCAGCAAGTGCTGAGAGCCGTAGGTGCTACAACAGCCAGCACAGCACCAGCACTGCCATTAAATAACactgaaagccagaaggaagaGTATTGTGCTCAAAACAACAGGACtgcatgcgcacgtgtgtgtgtgtgtgtgtgtgtgtgtgcgtgtgtgtgtgtgtgtgtgtgcgtgtgtgtagtaagaggacaatttgtgctagtgtgtgtgtgtgtgtgtgtgtgtgtgtgtgtgtgcgcgtgcgtgtgtagtaagaggacaatttgtgcgtgtgtgtgtgtgtgtgtgtgtgtgtgtgtgtgtgtgcgtgtgtgtagtaagaggacaatttgtgcgtgtgtgtgtgtgtgtgtgtgtgtgtgtgtgtgtgcgtgtgtgtagtaagaggacaatttgtgctagtgtgtgtgtgtgtgtgcgtgtgtgtgtgtgtgtgtgcgtgtgtgtagtaagaggacaatttgtgctagtgtgtgtgtgcgtgtgtgtgcgcgtgcgtgtgtagTAAGAGGACAATTTGTGCTAGTCAGGTCCCTTCCTTTACAAAGTGGACACCAAAGGTCAAATCAGGATCATCggacacctttacccactgagacattcCCGCTTGGTGTATTATGGGTGTTACTATGTAGGCCACGCTGGCTTCAAACGCATGACCCCCGTCTCAGCTTCCTGaacgctgggattataggcttgcaccaccatgcctggcttatctGGAGGAGTATAAGCTTGACACCCAGCCCAGGTTACACAGGAATTCTAGATCATAGTTTTAACATGGTGACCTTTCACaaaagaattaatatagtaaattcagaggaggagagaaaatacCACCTCTGAAATATGTTTTGTGCCTCTGACCACGACTGTTTCCACACACAGAGTGGCCAACCCAGAGACCAGCACAACGAGCTTTCCTTAACTACCCACAGGAAGGGCTCAGTGCAAAGATTCCTGAGAGTAGGGCTCCAGGCGCCTTCCTTTGCTACTGAGCCAACTTTTGCTCCCACGTCTGATACGGTACTTCAGGCTGAGCCAGTGACACACTCAAGCTCTTCCTGCAGACGCTTCAGTGGCATGAAGGCAGCACTGTTGGTGACGGCATGGATAAGCACGGATCTCTTTTGGGTGGTGTAGGAAATGGAACTGAAGATGTGTGCATGCTAAGCAGGTGCAGCAGCCTCAGTCCTGGCTTCCTGAGACAAAGTCTTggtatttagcccaggctggccttgaactcatggtcctcctgcctctatctcctgagtgccagCAGTATAGATGTGAGCCACATGCTCAGTCAGATTTCCCTCATGGCTGGTGGGTCCCACTGAGACTTCTGTGGTGCTGTCCTCCAGGCTTCACAGCGTCACCTTCGTCAGAGCAGCTTCAAGGTCAGGCCTGTTAGCTCTTGGCACTGCCTCATAGTTGGGGTAGGCTACTGGACCCTCCCTGGGACCCCAGCCGCTCTGTGCTGTGCCTGCCATCGAGCTGTATCTAACTAACATGTATAGGGTGTAGATGGCTACCTGAAGTAGGGAGGTCGCATCTGTGCCTTATGGACAGGTCATCGTCCATGCTAggtgagattttgttttttagtgctGTGGCTGCTTTGGGGTCATCCACGCCCCTGTGAAGAGCCTCTCACCTCTGCTCTGTACATGAGCCCAGTACACTCATTGGTCGGGAAGTTGGATCTTGGTGGCATTATCCTTTGGTTGTCATGTGGCACTGCATCAGGTGAGTGGGTGTTTGTTCACACCTCACAAGACACAGAagaccctggctgttctgaaggGACCCCTGTTAGCAGCACACCAGAGGGACTACCAGTACTGCCACCAAGCAGTGTTTCTGGAAGCCCCAACTCCTTGAAGTCATTGGCAGGTATTTAGACCTGCCTATAACTCTCAAGGTAGCTGCAGCTGTTGGGTGTTTGCATGATACCATGAGAGGGCAGCCTCAGCGTGGTGCTGAGAGTTTACACTCCGTGTCCCTCCCTCCACGTGCAAGGCAAATACTTACTGCACGCTTTTTGAGGCGTCAGCAACAGACACGGTGCTGTCATGGCTGACCCAGGCCAGGCGGCTCCCACTGGCAGAGAAGCTGACTCCATGCACCCAGCCGCCAGTGCCACTGCCACCAAACTCAGACATCAGTTGACCAAAAGGCATCTTGCTGCCCCAGGGTGTGCTGGCTGGCTTCTCATCTACCTCTTTAATGTAGGCAGAGAACACTCTGTTGTTCAAaacatagaaaatgaagaaaaaagcaaatgagaaTGGGTGAATACGGAAAAAGGTACCTGCACCACAGAACAAAGTCCAGAAGAAAGGATCAGCTTGAAAATAGTAACACACGATGGGCAACTTCAGATCTGCAAGCGGCTCCAGACACACACGAGGAGGCGCTGCTGTCACCCCGTGTCAGACTGTGCAGACAGCAGGAGTGTCCTTCTGCACTGACTACAGCGGCACGGTCAGCACTGCACTCTTAGGAGCCCACACTCAGTGGCAGGAGAGGAACTGCCTATACCCTAAAACAAGCCAGGTATCAACTCACTTAAAGACAAATAAATGTGTTGGTGAGCTGAGCagtgcacaggaggcagaggcaggagggtctctgtgagggcaaggccagtcaaggctacatagtgagactgtcacCCAAAACAGTGGGGGGTCTTCgggggccagggagatgggcaatcagtgaagtgcttgccccTGTAGGCAAGGGCTGGCTCCCCACTTCGGGTCCACTGTCACCttatggcagagagagagagacagtctgTGATGAAGTGGGTCTCTCACAGCCGATGGCCTCGATCTCTTTCTAACTCCTGTCACTATCTGCTTCCCCACAGCTGGGTGTAATGTGTGTTAGCCCAGcctgagaaagaggagaggacagaagacCGGAACCAGCCTTCTAGTCTCTTCTGACTCCTCTTTAGAAAACACTGAACCTATGTGGTGTCCACTCTTAACTCCAGCCCCCTGGACAGTAAAGCAAGAAGACCATAGTCCGAGGTGGCCCAGCTagaaggagggaggtggaaggAAGAGTAAAAAGAAACTGAACTTTTAGATTCCCTAAAAGAACTCTGAGCtggcgatggtggtgcacacctttaatctcagtacttgtgGGGGTGTAGGGGTGAGGCAGAGaccggcagatctctgagtttgaagccagcctggtctgcagagggagttctaggacagccagggctatacagagaaaccctgtcttcaaaacaaaccCTCTGGTTCCCTAAGCCCAACTCCAAATGACAGTGGTAGCTGAGGCTCTGGAAGGCTAAGGGTATCAGGAAGTGGAGGGCGTGAGCTCCTCCTGGGTGTGGGGTCCGGTCAATGTGTTCAGACAGTACCATCTTGCTTTTCAAGGAAGCTAGAATGACTCTGGATAAATAACAGGCCACAAACTCCTGAACATAAAGCTCATAAGACTACCATAACTCCATCTTCACAACCCAGCTTTTACTTCTTAGTTTTTTCTTATTTGCAGTGTTGAGGATGGAACCCTGGGTTTTGCTAtgtgccaggcaagtgttctaccactgagccacaccagtTCCTCAATTagggattctttttgtttttctaaagttatttattatcatatagacagtgctctgcctgcacgtacaccaacatgccagagagggcaccagatctcattatagaccgttgtgagccaccacatggttgctggtaaggaactgaactcaggacctttggaagagcagccagtgctcctaacctctaagccatctctccagccctcaattaaggattctaggcaagtgcttgaccactgagccacaccatccttgctttttgttttattttgtaattaagcCTAAATACAAATGTCTGGTCAAGTTTTCTGGAAATTTCTCACATAGGTCAGTGCTTcttaactttcctaatgctgcaaccctataacacagttcctcaagttgtggtcacccacaccccaaccataaaattatttttgttatcacttcataactataattttgctgttatatactgtaatataaatacctgtgttttctgatggtcttaggtaactcttgtgaaagggtcattcaagctccaaaggggtcacaatgCACAGGTGGAGAAACACTGACACAGGTACGCAAGGGGGTGTATGTCTCAACTCTTCTCCCAATTAGTCAACACAAAACAGTAACtaattatttgcttttcttttcttttcttttcttttttttttttttgatttttcgagacaggatctctctgtgttagccttggctgtcctggactcgctttgtagactaggctggcctcgaactcacagtaatctgcctgcctctgcctcccacgtgctgggattaaaggcgtgcgccaaccaCACccgacttttttgtttttcttttactaaaggaagaatgactttttttttttcttcaagacagggtttctctgtgtaacaactctggctatcttggaactcgctctgcagtccaggctggcctcaaactcatagagattcacctgcctctgtctcccaagggctgggattaaaggcgtgtgccaccactgccagggaGAAGAAcgacttttaaaaagcaatccaTGGTATGATTCCTCAAGCTCTTGGCAGTGTGGCAAGTCCCCTCTAGACTTGTGCTAATGACAGATAAGATACTGTGTACCAGTtcactggctttcttttctccctttcttcatttctttttttcaaagggGTCTCCTATAGcctaggcaggcctcaaactcattatgtaacaGAGGATGACCATgaccttctgatcttcctgcctacaCATCCATAGTGCGGGGGTTACAGGCCTgcagcaccacgcctggcctatGCAGTGCTGGGGGATGGAAATCAGGGCTTTGTAAAAGCTAAGCGAGTattctgcctgctgagccacaccacaactccTACCTCCTTTTCTAGACCAGTAAGTGCCCTGTGTCACCGAGTGGCTCACAGTGCTGTGCTTTACACAGAAAGGGACCCTACGGACACAGGGCAGAGCTGAGCCACAGGCAGCTCAGAGCTCATTATCCCACCTGCATTTGAAGTCACAGGAGCCTGCAGCCAGCAAAACATTGTTGGGATGCCAGTCCAGGCTGAGGACTGTGGAGCGGATCGGCTTCTTAATGTGCTTGCTCACCCacctaagaaagaagaaaacctttACACTGTCTTACAAACAAAAATGATAGCTTTTTAAAGCCACCCCCAACAAACCCACTTCAAATAAGACAAGTGAACTATACACTTAGAATCCCCAAGAAATGCTAGCTACATTCATTGAAGTAAAGCCTGTaagtaaagttatttttaatgttctaatGATGCCCTTTGATTTATGCCTGAGTATTTTTTATGGGCTACCTAAAatgcacagctgctgctgctgaagggtGGCCCAGATGCTTGCCTTCTGTTAGATAAGAGCTTCCTACACACAGTTCACTGGCCTTCGACTTGCTACGTaccccagactggtctcaaactcaagctaggattataggtgtgtggaCCACACTGGCCTGATGAACCGTCCTAAGCCGAGAAACTTCACAGACTACAGCTTATTTTCAAAGACTACATCTGAGGCTACAGTAAGGTCTAATTTACTGATTTAGGGGACAATCTCTCAATCAATACAAACAGTAAACAGTTCCTGTGGTTGAAGTCAGTCAGGAAGAAATATTTCCTATATGAATTAAGGAAAGTTGGGCGCtggaaagggagggatggaaatgAAGGAgctgaaggaggaaaggaagtaggggaagaaggaagggaaggcaaagacaaaggaagattaaaagaaaagatgtgggAACTGAGTCATGTGCACAGGAGAGACGACACTAATGCAGGTTGAGGAACTGAGTGGGAGAAAGCACTGTGCAGCCTGGGAAGGGGCCGCTGGAGCCAAGTAAACGCAGAGCCTCAAAGGGTCCTGGAGCACAGCCACGCCAAGTGTGGACCATACAAAGAGGGGCGAGAGAGGGCGCAGCACTGCTTACCAGTCATTTTCAGACTCAAAGTAACAAACAGAGATGAGCCGGGCTCCACTCCCCACAGCAAACTTGTTCTCAAGTGGGGACCACTTCACAAACGTGGCCGCACGGTTGATCCTCAGGATGACCAGGGTGGGCTTCCAGATGCCATCCTTCTGACTCCAGACATATGCGTTGCGATCCGCCCCGCAAGTGACTATACGGTCGCTCTTAGGAGCCCAGTCAATACCTGCAAATGAGGCACAGGTCACTTGCTTTGCCTGGCCAATGACAAGGGACTGGGCTCTTGGCAGGTGGGAGCTGGGCCTGGGGTGACTGTGGGCTTGGTGGTTTCCTCCCACCCTTATCCTGTCTACGGTCACCACCTCACACAGAAGCAAGGCTGTTTTTCTCGTCAGTGTGTGGAGGACGGGGCATCCTTCTGAAGCCAGGTAGAGAAGAACTGGGGATTATCGTTTTCCTTTGGGGCAGAGTATCAagaagcccaggctggtcttggctTTACTGTGAAGCTGAGGGTACCCTTAAACTCccgctccttctgcctctgcctccccagtgctgggaataacgGTGGGAACCACCTCACCCAGCTATAAT contains:
- the Arpc1a gene encoding actin-related protein 2/3 complex subunit 1A, which encodes MSLHQFLLEPITCHAWNRDRTQIALSPNNHEVHIYKKNGSQWVKAHELKEHNGHITGIDWAPKSDRIVTCGADRNAYVWSQKDGIWKPTLVILRINRAATFVKWSPLENKFAVGSGARLISVCYFESENDWWVSKHIKKPIRSTVLSLDWHPNNVLLAAGSCDFKCRVFSAYIKEVDEKPASTPWGSKMPFGQLMSEFGGSGTGGWVHGVSFSASGSRLAWVSHDSTVSVADASKSVQVSTLKTEFLPLLSVSFVSENSVVAAGHDCCPMLFNYDDHGCLTFVSKLDVPKQSIQRNMSAMERFRNMDKRATTEDRNTALETLHQNSITQVSIYEVDKQDCRKFCTTGIDGAMTIWDFKTLESSIQGLRIM